The Thiobacter sp. AK1 genomic interval TAGGAAGCGGTGGTTCTGGAGCATGGTGAGCAGCGCCATCCCGATCTCCCGCGCCCGGGTGGCGCTGGTATAGGGCAAAAGCAAGCCAAACTCGTCGCCCCCCAAACGGGCCAGAACGTCATGCAGCCGCACCTGGGCCTGCATCTCCAGCGCCAGGCGCCGCAACAGCTCGTCACCGGCCACGTGGCCACAGGTATCGTTCACCACCTTGAATTGATCCAGGTCCACGTAGAGCAGGGCATGCTTGTCGCCGGGACGGGTCACCTCCAGCAACGCTTGCAGGCGCTGTTCGAACTCGGCGCGGTTGTAAAGGCCGGTGAGGGGATCGTGACTGGCCGCCCAGCGCAGCTTGGCCTGGAGGGTATGGGCCTCGGTGACATCGTGGAACACCAGCACCACGCCCAAGATGTCGCCGTCCCGGTCACGAATGGGCGCGGCGGAATCCTCGATGTTGAGCTCGCGGCCATCGCGGCTGATGAGCAGGGTGTGATTGCCCAGCCCCACCACCTGCCCCGTGGCGAGCACGGTTTCCACCGGATTGACAATGGGCACGCGGCGGGTCTCGTCCAAGATACGAAAGACCTGGGTGAGGGGTTTGCCGCGGGCTTCGTCTCTTCGCCAGCCGGTGAGGCGCTCGGCGACTGGATTCATGAAGCTCACCTGGCCTGCCACATCGGTGGTGATCACCGCATCGCCAATGGAAGTGAGGGTGACCTCGGCAAGCTCCTTCTCTTCCCACAGACGCGCCTCCAGTTCATCCCGCCGCGCCCGCTCCGTGCGCAGCGCCTGCACCATCACGCGGAAGTCACGCGCCAGCTGGCCCACTTCGTCCGGCTGCTCATCACCCTCGATGCGCACTTCGAGATCGCCGCTCGCCACGGCATCGGCCGCGGTGGACAGACGCGCCAGCCGCCGCGTCACCGCCTGCGTCACACCCCAGGCCACCAGCCCGCCCAGCACGATGGCAAGCACGGTAAAACCCACCCCACGCCAGATGAGCCGGCTGATGGCGGCATCCAGGCTCGCCCGTGAAAACGCCACCCGCGCATAGCCCACGGTACGCCCTGCCACCTCGACTGGATAAACGGCATCCACGATGCCGCCGTGTTCCAGCACCTGTGGCCCCCCCACGCTCAACAGCCGGCGACTCACCTCGTCGCCCAGCACCTGGTCAAACAAGCTATCGTCGCTGCTGGCACGCACCCGTCCTTGGTCGTCTGTCACCAGGGCGAAAGCGAGGTGAGGCACTTGGCGCAGGGCACCGGTGAGGGCATCCAGGGTATCCAGATCGCGGCTCACCAACGACGCGCCGCTACTCGTGGCAAGATTGCGCGCCAGCGCCCCCGCCTGACCGCGGAACTGTTCCCCCAACAGAATGCGCTCACGGTGAACGAAGTCAGCGGCGATGTAGGCCGACAGAGCGGCGTGCACCAGGATCACGCTGGCCAGAATGCGGCCACGCAAGGATTGCCAGAATCGCACCATGACAGTCAGCGGGCGATCACTGGTTTGAGGGCGGCAGGCAGCCCGATC includes:
- a CDS encoding EAL domain-containing protein, with product MVRFWQSLRGRILASVILVHAALSAYIAADFVHRERILLGEQFRGQAGALARNLATSSGASLVSRDLDTLDALTGALRQVPHLAFALVTDDQGRVRASSDDSLFDQVLGDEVSRRLLSVGGPQVLEHGGIVDAVYPVEVAGRTVGYARVAFSRASLDAAISRLIWRGVGFTVLAIVLGGLVAWGVTQAVTRRLARLSTAADAVASGDLEVRIEGDEQPDEVGQLARDFRVMVQALRTERARRDELEARLWEEKELAEVTLTSIGDAVITTDVAGQVSFMNPVAERLTGWRRDEARGKPLTQVFRILDETRRVPIVNPVETVLATGQVVGLGNHTLLISRDGRELNIEDSAAPIRDRDGDILGVVLVFHDVTEAHTLQAKLRWAASHDPLTGLYNRAEFEQRLQALLEVTRPGDKHALLYVDLDQFKVVNDTCGHVAGDELLRRLALEMQAQVRLHDVLARLGGDEFGLLLPYTSATRAREIGMALLTMLQNHRFLWKDRTFTTGASVGLVTIDGPGHGVSELLSAADTACYAAKEEGRGRIVEYVAESVDFKRRAQEMDWVARLAAALDQNRFRLFWQPIRAVTGEEPLRHGEVLLRLEEEDGSLTLPGAFLAAAERYQLMGRIDRWVIETAFQWLAQHPGNLCLSINLSGQSLTDDRLLEWVKTRLKHYGVPCARICFEITETAAIANLQRAVTFMEGLRRLGCRFSLDDFGAGLSSFAYLRNLPVDFVKIDGSFVRRIVADPVDRAMVEAVRDVARVMNIHTVAEYVESEAILAMLGELGVHYAQGWAVGRPVPLDAVE